The stretch of DNA GAAttcttttctgttgttttgcagcGACACAGGAACGATGGCGCCAGAGAGATGTGTGTTTGGCATCATGCTGGATGTGTCAGCctttttaggtaaaaaaaaaaacccaaacacaacacaacataacatgTAGTAAAATAGAACAATGTGATTATTGAAaacatttagcttgttagcaggTTCTGCAAATAGAGCAAAATAACTTTTTCCTGCTTATGTCGTCATTTGTTGGTAGGCAGTGTTGATCCCttgatgatgtatttttttttcaccacaaaTTAACCCCACATAATGTTAGTTTATGTTGTTTTAGTAGTCATTCGGTTATGAAGTCATTGTTGGGTTAGTTGGATTAGATAGCTTCTTCTGGGGGGTATAcggcgaagcgagtttagtgggttagtgagctgtgttgagttgaaAGCCGGGCATGCGTGTTCAGCAAAGGGaactctcttttaaagcagcgttatcaccatggtaacctaGACTAGCCGCAAAACCTGGTCACAACTAGGTTATGCCCAGGCTTTCAGCTTGAAGTCATCTTtcaaagtgccactgtttcactgtttagctaattcggagatggcgtcaccatttacttagaacctacgaggttccctaggggacatggagaaaaaatttttttaacaaGGGCAttcctgatgatattatccatctataagtgagACAGATTTTAAgacgagggaatacgctagagATGCTCACatgagcaccaggaataaaatgcaatataaaataattaagcCAACATTAGCAGACATAAATGCCACCGCAGttcttgcgtgagtactcacgTCAACACTGCTATCTAGGGGTCACAacaagaagacatactgtaaagaTTTTTAAACATGAGTTtttgctccaatgtatttattttttaaatggataagtgttaaaatgtcaatttgtgcaatgttgatatgttgataaatgaaaagactagtagagTATAGTTTGTATAATAAATCGGTGTAAACTTGCCCATTAtatgctcagcattattctgtccGCAGTCCTTCCTCGCTCTATTGGTggcaacagtgttgcttttagcagtcataatattttggaaactcctcataacgctccataataattacgtactcattttttgtaaaatccaCTTGCTGTGATCGTGTCACTTTTCGGccgaagtagaataatatgatgtcaaacgccccctttcatgtgaatgcgctcttagcacaaagccgaaaacctgATTtaacaaagtaagttgataaccaccaaTTGTGGGTGTTAGGTTTTGtagagttgcatcttgagcacaaagagcctaggtttgttgagccacttttgccGTATACCCCCCTGGTGTCCACGAGCAGCAACAACACTAGTGACATCAAATGTCATCGcaaaacaaatattcacatttagtGATGTATTTTGGAGTAATTTCCTTAGTTTGCACTGCCGAGACTTAATTTTTCTGCCGTGTGTGGCAGCTGAGCCTTCTGCCGCAAGTGACTATAAAAACAACATAGTGGGTGAGACtgatgtagctttttttttttttttgtactttgggtTGCAAATGATTGGCTCCAACAAATTCTGGCTAGCAACAAATGACCCCGTGAACATGTGACATTACAAGGCACTTGCCTGTGCCTAATACCTTGTTAAGATTTTATAATGAATCACATTGTTTTCATATAACAATGCATATCTATGTTCTATAGTGCTGTCAAACGTTGCTGATAAAGTATATTTTGCGTGCAGGCATGGCAACCGTGTACGTGCGCTACAAACAAGTGGAGGCACTGACGGACAACAGCGAGCTACGCCTCCACAGACTGAACCGCTTCGGTCTGCTGCTGGGTGTCTTGAGCTCTTTGGGGATGTGCGTGGTGGCCAACTTCCAGGTGAGTGCCTCTGGTCCTGGATCAGTGTGTGGAGTGTTTGAACATGTTTGTGTGCGTGAGTGCAGAAAACCACGCTGTTCTCGGTCCACCTCCTGGGGGCAGTGCTGACCTTCGGTGTGGGAGCGCTTTACATCCTGGTGCAGACGCTGTTGTCTCACTACATGCAGCCTCATGTGCACAGCAGGAGCGTGTTCGTGGTGCGCTTTGCCATCGGGCTGTGGACTCTCAGCAGCATCATCAGCAGTATCCTTCAAACATCAGCTAGCATTTGTTGTTTCCACATGACACGGTGCTATGGTGTTCCTTAACAGCGTGTCTCCTCAGTGTTTGTGTCATCTGTCATCATGTACAGCAGCCTGCCTGGGGTAGATGTCGCTCACAAACTGCACTGGACGCCTGGTGAGACGGTGTGTTCAGATACTTACACTTGtaggaaaaaaattaatttactgagtgggtaaatgATTATTagaagtagattttagaataactgtttgcattgattgaATTACTATTGTTTAAAATAAGGACTGTATagatataactgtttaatcaattagTCTAATAAATTtgtgaatgattacaagtaatttatagaaataatgctttattaaataattagcagAGTAGGtgaacatctgtttaagtgtgtcaaaggttaagcATCCAGAATGTAGACAAAACTACCTTGATATAGGCCGAGGAAAagaatattttgtttatatcaACAAGTACAGTAAGTGTTATCGGGACAGCGAAGGGGCCGGCTATCATCTGCTGGCGTCACAGGCTTCGTCAAGGAATTCAGTAGAAAGTTATCTTTGGCGGgactggcgccaatggtctgagcaaacaagtataaaaatgactatGGGACGATCGAGGGGGCCCTCTTTCATTTAAGCCTGTACCTGGGTACAGGTGAAATGAAACGGGGTCCAGGTACCTGTAGACTGCGGAAACTATCCTGtcttgacttatttttcaattatcatgtctgacttattcttcaatacatttggaaaaaatctaatttggtgtgagtcttttttccttctcataactggagattaaagagcatgcaagggggaggtgaaattggcttaattaattttccaaagtggtctTTTGACCTTTAGGAgtttgtggagaatttcatcttcAACACACTGCAGTTAAGTATTGATTGTCAACTTGTCTCTCAGCATTATGACAGAGTGATGGTGTTGTTTGCATATTCAGGGTTACACAGCTCACATCATCAGTACCGTATGCGAGTGGTCACTGGCCTTCTCCTTCATCAGTTTCTTCCTCACCTACATACAAGACTTTCAGGTATTCTGTTTCACTTTTTcatattgtttgtgtttgtgtcctaacatttgtgttcttcccCTAGAAAATTAATTTGCGGGCTGAGGCAGACGTGCAGAGCTCCCACCTGTACAACTGGCCGCACCAAAACTTTGCTGCGGCTCTTCATGACAAATCCGAAGTCTCAGAGTCGTCGCCGCTGCTGCTATCAGGAGCAACATGACCCTTAAAGTACTCTACTTCTGCTATACAAAACACTTTTCACGTTTTGAACACATTCTTAGCAAGTAGTGAAAGTTATTCTCATTCTTTCACTTCCATCCTGATCTTTTGGAATCTTTTCTTTggatctttttgtttttttgggcttCCATTCTGTTTCACACAAAGTTTGCGTCTTCTTTTATTGCAGTAAAAACAAACGGAGGTCGCGTAGAGCTTATTAAGAGTTGCACTTTATCTGCTTTACACATATAAGATAACTTTATTATGGAGACATGCCACTGATTAAGTCCTTTAGACAAAAAAAGCGATCCTAACAAGCTAACATAACACCTGTCAATCTGGACATTGCTCCATTTTAATTTTCCTCTTCAATTCACTTGAGTGATTTTTCTCTTAGGCACTACCAGCTattcaactttgctcttttctgGGGGCGATAAAAGTACATAAGGGTTTTTAAAAGGCTCATTCATATTTGTGATTTATTCACTTCATACAGGTTTTTGGTCCCATGAGTTGTCTGCATTGATGATCACAAAGTATAATGACATTTCAAGATTTTGTTCAAAGAAACAGCTTAAACATACTGTGTGCCACATACATCcaataataccaataaataatagGGAAACAAGAGAAGCAGCTTTGTCTTTTGTGCAAAATTTAAAGGAAAGATGAAAGTGGACCTATTGTCTTCATAAATGttcagttatttttaaaaaatgtttacttaTGGCACACTGAGCTTGTTCTGCCTTTTCTCAACCTTGGCACGCTTAAAATCAGCAGACCAAAGTCATGTTTGCGCAGCAGTCTCCAGTTCTCTGAGGGTTTATAAGGCATCAGTGGGCGGAGCCTCTTCAGACACACACCGCCAAGCTTCAGCAGGAAGTCAAGACATTCACCGTCAAACCTTGAGCGTTAAAATGCTGACCCGTCGCACACGATGTTCTGGCCTCGGCCGGGGAATAGCTCCATCTGCCAGTACCGAGGATCAGCGTACACTGCATAGGTCAAGGTCAGATGTTGGGACTTTCACTGTAAAGATTTATTTTCCATGCTGACATAAGTGTTTTTGATGAAAGAAAAGGCATTACCTATGTCTCCGGGATTGAGCCATAGGTTGAAGGAGCTGCAGTATTTCTGACAGCGTTGAACAGGAACAACTCGAACCGTCGGCAGCCCCTCACCCACCACCAGCCAGCCCAAGACCCCCACACCCTGAGActcaaacagcagcagtaaataCACATTCAGAGCAGGAAGACTTTATGCAATGCACCAACTATGTAGTTTTGGACTGACTTTGCTCTGGGAGTTGGTGCTGTGGGTGACCAGGCAGCGCTGCAAGATGGTCCCGGCActgtccagcagggggcagaGCTCTGCCTTGGGAAAGAGCCACCTTAGCACCTTCTCTCTGGTCGCAGAACGAAACCTCCTACAGAGACGCAGCAGAGTGAGTATCTTCTTCACCCACAAACAAATTCAAGAGCATCATCAGTAGAAGGTCACAGAGGGTTAATGTGTACCAAAGCAAGGTGAAGTTGGCGGGTCCTTGCGGGAGGCCAGCGTTCAGGTTCTGCACGCTGTCGTCATCTTCAAGCAAAACAGACATGGACCCAGAATGGGCCAGGTAGAGCTCCTCCAGCTGGAGCCGTTCAATGCTGAGGGACTCACCACCCTGCAGGAACCACAATGAGGAATGTTTGAATCGTAATGATTAGAAGATGATTCAACTGAGATTGATGAACATCTGACCTTTAACAGGACAAGTTGTGGCCCCCGACGCAGGGTCACAGTTCCACTGAGGCTCTCTGGCACTTCCAGCACTGAGGAGATGTCTGCACAGCCAGAACAGTTGACCAAGTTCTGTCTGACAGAACCGGCACTCCACCATTCATGGAAACCTGCACAACCCCCATATGGACAATAGTATATGGACAGAGCGCTGTCCAAAGTCCTGTATTGTCCCTTAAtcttaattcatattttttttgttctttccaAATACTTCAGTGGATGTTTTCACCACTGACATTGTGTTCTTGTATTTGTTTATGTGCATGTAAAATGGAGGTGGGGCCAATCATACCTAGCAAGTTGTATTTCTTGGCAATGGGCAGGGACAGCAGGCGCACGTGGCTGAGGGGCGATGACCAGTTGTAGGATCCCAAATGGACCAGACCCAACTGCGTTGAGCTCTGAGGGTACAAGAAGGCCAAGACCACCACCAGCAGGAAGCCCACAGCCACCACAAACTACACACAATGACAAGACAGTCTAGTCAGTTTCACATAAAACAGTACCCATTGTTGACTGTAGGAATGGATTGTGTTTGACCTAAAGAGGCTTCCACTTATATGCATCTTGTCCTGACCTTGATGGTGGCCCTGAGAACAGGGAACTGAGGCGGTTCTCTCCTGGGCTCATTGGTCTCCAGCATCCGCTTGATGAAGCACTCTATCTCCCTCTCTGACATCCCGTAGCGGTAGCCCGATTGACGGAGTATATCGATGCTCTCCGACAGCTTGTCGTAGATGCAAGGCTCGCTCATCGTTGTCCCCATGGCAACAGCAATGGCAGCCGCTCCTGGGTTAAAATGCACAAGTTCGCATAATCAATTGCTGTGGGCTCTTAAGGACCCTCCCACCCCCCCATTAGTGTTAACTGCCACCTCTTATTAACATGCACACAGTGTTGACTGTAATTGTAATATAGCGTGTTACGACTTAACTTGagcatgtttttatgttttaaatcactagaccaggggtcaccaacgttttttcttgcgagagctacttttagaaaatgaaaatggccacgagcttctcatttttgtagaaataattttcataccttatttcaacccaaacaaatcaaatatgcttattttaccaaaacattcacaaaatgctggtatccacaactcgcATTTtctgtttcagaatacatttctttgtagtgttctcacattattaactgaaaacctgaatgaaaagcaggcctgcgggcgcctcatgtggtcgtgggggggctacctggtgcccgcgggcactgtgttggtgacccctgcactagactAACTTGCTATGGTTCTTGTGCGAAATACGACGTGAAGCCATAGTTATTTGAAGTGATAAATACGTTAATTCGTATCACAGATTTTCATGACATAAGGCGATTAAAAGGCGCTGTGAGTTAACTTGAGGTGACATGTACTTTAGACCTTGCAGGCTAGCTTGTGTTTACTTGCAGCGCTAGTTTGCTAGCAATGTCATTTGCATCGCTTAATGATAAAGACAGCGAATGGATCAGCTCACCGTAAAGGAAAAACAACGACCTTTTCGGGGAGCGTCTTTTTGTTCGGCGTCgtttaaaaatgctgcaattgATGTTTTTAACACAATATTCCAAAAGATTCGCTACAGTACATAAGTATTTCCTAGACTACACACCTGCAACTCGCTCTTCTTCTGCGGCTGATGGTTTCAGATTCCGCTGTCGCCACCAATTGGTCGTCGAGAAAAAGAGCAAGGTAAACTGATGATAAAACCCGTTTCTGTGGAATGTGTCTTCGCCGCTATTCTTTGTTAATCCACAGTTAgtgctaaaaatatatatggcgGATCATACTTTATAGCTCAGTGAATCTTAGACACAACACATTGACCAGATTACCTTCCAGCAAACGCCATCGCGACCCGTTCGAACCAATCAGAAAACACAACTACCACAGCTGAATATATTAGCCAATGAGAGCGCTGTGTACAGGAAATTTCTGCTGCTTGTGCAACAAATCAGACAGGACGCGGAAACAGCACAAaattatagaaaataatgtttgtttattctgagcaaaaccacaaataaaggTCAACGAACGTGTCGTAACGCATCCAAAATTGAATAGACTACGTTcacatttaaaataacaaatatgtcAACTAAATAAGTCTTATATAAAGTATAGAACGCACAGCCAACGTACaaatactttattttgaaacattCCGGAAATGCCTGTCCTACCATGTGAGGTCCGCATCAATAAGAAATGTCATAACCTCGCTGTGAAGTGACATTCTCGATTGTGCTTCTTTCAGTCATCATCTTCAGATGACATCAGAGCATTAAACTCACTAAACAAGTGTCAGAAAATAGTGTTTAGTCAACACAAGTCCACTTCTGCTGTTGTCTCCAGGTGAAACTTACCCGCTGTCCAGATGCTCTCCTCAGGCAGGACAGCGTCCTCCCGCCTCTGCTGGCCGCTGCCGAGGCCCCCTCTCTGGTTGAGCTCCGAGCAGAGAGCCGCCAGCACTCTCCAGAAAGGTAACAGCAGCTCTTATTAGCTGCTAGTCTGCCCCGGTGCAGCTAGCCTGATGCTAACTCCAAAGTGACGCAGTTTCGTGCAAAGACGAAGAAGTCATGGTTAAATAATTTGCAATACTTTATTATGCTAACACTAATATCTATACGTGCCTTGTGTGATACGAATAATCACAGTCTCAGCTATTCCTAGAGTAGCACTTAATGTACAATATAACTTCACTGCATTATAATCAAAGTTGTTAATGTAAAACTCCACAtgtactacacacacacacacacacacacacacacacaagggagGCTTCATCATTTAAATAGGTTTTTAGAAATTGCACTTAGATAAAATGAGAAGAAACTCATCATTCATGAGCATTAACACAAagtagtatacagtatgtggagtGATAGTCCAGTACTTGGTGAAATTATGAAATGGTAATAATGAAAGTGCAAGTAAGCTATACTCTTTCTTGTACTTGTTTTCATTCTGCATATTACagctgcaaatgttgatcatgAACTGAAATGTTAGTAGTACATTTGCTCAAcatgtttgcattatttctaatgAGGTTATACAGAAGTATCTGAGTTAGAATGACTCAGCTCTTCCTGACCAGCTACACAGTCACAGATCCGGAGTCAGTCTGGGGTCATGCATTCTTGTTGATCTTATTTCTGCAGAGCTGATAAAGAAACGTGACCTGGAGAAAGATGAGCTCCGCCCCCTCTACATGGACTTCCAGGCAACGACGCCCATGGTATTTTTCTTCTCTCCTGACATTAACAGCGCTTGTTGAGGATGCACTGAATGTTGGAAGATGTTGATTAAATGTTTCCTGTTTTGagtttaattttcaaaaataaattgacTTATGACAATAAAGAAGTTATAAATGAGTTGAGTGTGTTTGCGACCACAGGATCCTCGGGTGCTGGATGCCATGTTGCCCTACCAGGTGAATTACTATGGCAACCCTCACTCCAGAACGCATGCGTACGGTTGGGAGAGCGAGAGCGCCATGGAGACTGCCCGGAAGGTAGTTTTATGGTTacggtttaatttattttattttctcttttttctttacttttttttgtgtggatgCGTCCATCTCACATGTGTTGTCTCGCTCCGAGCAGCAGGTGGCCGATGTGATTGGAGCAGACCCCCGAGAGATCATCTTCACCAGCGGCGCCACGGAGTCCAACAACATGGCCATCAAGGTGCCATTCTGCTTTTACATatggtttaaataaaaaatacagtgaaacccgCTTAAGTCTGTCCCGCTTATGTCACCAATAAGCTATGTTgaacaactcatcaagtcccggtccaccgtgttattattattattattattgttaaaaagTGCCTGATAAGTTGACTTTGACATGGTCGAAAATCGTTTTTTGTAtatgttgacatgtgttgtATTATTGTCAACTTCCTCATTATCACAGCATGCCACAGCACACTCCACACACTTCACACTTCAATGTGGCCAGTGTGGTGTGGTAACCCCTTTTCTGTCTTGAGATCACTCTAACGTGCAGGCTCATTGCCACTGCCCCTATAGCCTCACCCCTGAATCACAGTGCAGAACTGTACATAATACTCCCATCGCTACAATAtcatataaaaacataatacaaatatgaatatgcacaaatggaggaaaaatatgtaaatgaaCTGCCATAGGTTCAAAATCCATTATTATTCCTATTTATTATTCTCCCTAGGTCTCTGGTAAATATGCAAGCAATGATTAGTTTCGGTTTTGATTTTGGCTATGGCGACAACCACCTCTGTGATATCTCAGTCAGCCTGTCAGGGGGCGTGTAGATAAGCGGGTTCTACTGTATAGTGTAGTAATAGTCGAAATGTGCCAGTTTGGTAGACAGTCCTTCTCATCTGCAGGGTGTAGCCAGGTTCTATCAGGCCAAGAAGCGACATGTGATCACCACACAGACAGAACACAAATGTGTCCTGGACTCCTGCCGCATTCTGGAGGCGGAGGGATTCCGTGTCACGTACATGCCAGTTCAGAAGAACGGACTGGTGGACCTTGAGGTATGTCAATGAGCTCTAACGTCACCTATattgcacacatacacaaagcgGCCAATCATTGTCAGTAAGGAAACACTAGAGCCTTGgaaaactgaaaataaaatttataaaaatctgatactaccactactactataTCTTATTAAATGAAAACTAAGTGTTATATAGGCAAATTATCAAGAGCATGAACTCAAAATGATgattgatatatatttttttgtttctagcTGCTGGAGGCATCCCTAACTCCTGATACCTCCCTGGTGTCCATGATGACCGTCAACAATGAGATCGGAGTGATGCAGCCTGTTAAAGAAATAGGTAACATATCACCATACAAGTCAGTCACCATATTACTCTTCTTGTTTAGCAGAAATAAACCTACTGAATCAATCTATGGCAAGTTTATGATCCTTTCTCAGTTGGGTCACTGAGTGCTTTCATAACCATTGCTTCTCCGTACACAGGTCAGCTGTGTCGGTCCAAGGGAGTGTTCTTCCACACAGATGCGGCACAGGCTGTTGGAAAGGTTCCCGTCAACGTGGCAGACTCCAAGATTGACCTGATGTCCATCAGCGGCCACAAGATTTACGGACCCAAAGGTATTTTGGTGGAAAGCCGTCTGACCACCAGATATAAACAAAAACTCACTATCAAAGTTATTGACATGCTGACTTAATCAGCATGgagaacctcactccattcactttaCACCGCTGTGTTTTCTACTGTCGTGTTTACAaaatgctttgctgttttttttgggttCAGATGGACTTGCATCAAACTTTTCACTCTTTATTTGGCATTATCTTAATATAGATTGACTTGAATAACTAGCGTCGTCCTCTGGTTGAAGTCAATTAAGTCATCTGTTGCTTCAAGAGAACCTAACCTTGTTAATGAGAATATGAGTTGTGAATGATGAAATTCTCAACTAACGGACAAAATTCTCAATTAATAACCATCCATCTGTGTCTACACAGGCGTGGGTGCACTGTACGTGAGACGGCGGCCTCGGGTGCGACTGGAGCCCCTACAGAACGGTGGTGGCCAGGAGAGAGGGCTGCGTTCTGGCACAGTCCCCACTCCCCTGGCTGTCGGCCTGGGAGCCGCCTGTAGCATTGCCCAGCAGGAGATGGAGGTTATACAAGACACATGTTTTTTCTCTCGCTATCTATGAATACACAAAGGATTTAAATGttgtatgcatgtacagtatgatcaTGAAAGAGTGTCCATTCTGTCGAATCGCCTGGTCCAGAAGATCATGTCTGAAATCCCTGATGTCATCTTAAATGGAGACCCAGAACAACGTTACCCTGGTAGACAACAAAATCACTTTTAACATCATTGACATTTGTGAGAGGTCTAACATGATGATTTGTGTGTCAGGCTGCGTGAACTTGTCGTTTGCCTACGTGGAGGGAGAGAGTCTGTTGATGGCGTTAAAGGACGTGGCGTTGTCATCTGGAAGGTCAGCCTCACCATTGTTCAAATACTCTTTAACAGTTAACAATCATCTTATAAACATGTCGTGTGTCTTTTTGTTGGCGTGTAGTGCGTGTACGTCAGCCTCTCTTGAGCCGTCGTACGTGCTCAGAGCGATCGGAGCTGATGAAGATCTGGCCCACTCTTCCATCAGGTTGATAATCATCATCCTGCAAAACATACTGTCGTATTTTACAATATGATGTCACTGACAAACGCATGTAGAATTAGTGTGTTTGCtttaatgtgtttgtgtgctcatTAGGTTTGGGATTGGTCGCTTCACCACAGAGGAGGAGGTAGACTACACTGCAGACAAATGCATCCAGCAGGTTCAAAGACTCAGAGAGATGAGGTGAGACAAGACCTCTAACTATGTCCTGGTTGACTTGTGATTTGTTGATAGACTTGACAAAAGGTACCAGAGTTGTGTCTCATAGCTATTGTAtgaactttttgtgtgtgtttcagtccTCTATGGGAGATGGTGCAGGAAGGCATCGATCTGAAGAGCATCAAGTGGACGCAGCACTAGACCCCTCCCACTTTCTGCTCCACTTCCTGGTTGACAAATGGGATTTCttgaaattgactttttttcctctcttttgCCGTACATAAACACGCACAAACATCCTTTCAGGCGgctctttaaagaaaaaaagaaaaactctgTCATCTTTATCACAATTGAAGTTTACAAAAACTCACACGCTTTGGGATTGATACTATGAGTACCAAAACTGTTGAATGCAAGAACAATGTAGTGTTTTTATTAGCCAGTCACCAATATTAGATAGTGTTATTTTTACATCAATGAGCTTTATATTTGTGCAGCCATAAAGTCACTCCTCTGAGTGTGATGTCCAATGTGctgtgtttgtctttgtttcttCTCATGTCAGTATTCACAAAGCATCATGTCAGTGTATTAGAAGCATCTTGTTGAGCACAACTGTTAGTCATACTAAAACCTGGAACCCCACAGGACCTGATTTTCAAAACGATTAAGGGGACAAACTGTTCGATATATTCTTATAAGGAGAACAATATTTGAATTTAAAGAAGTCTATTGATGAAAGTGTCTTATCAGGCCTGGAGATTTTTCTTAAGTCAACTTGTTGTGGATGTCTTATTTACTGCTCACTATTTACaatattattcaataaacacatgTTCAAGCAAAATGTTTAATATGGGACTCTTACGCCTTCCATGCATACCAATTTTAGTTCAATATAGTGTTTAAAAGGTATACTATACATCTAATACAAggcaacatactgaaaaataaaaggacgTGGGGGGGAGCACTTTaatgaggttattttttttaattttgtataaAGGCAAAGCTTTTGTGTTACTAGTATCAAGTTTcagcattttgtctttaaattgtGCATTTTCCTCTATTttctcaatttttgctgttattattattttttttattattatttaaggcCCCTGGCCGCTCTTTTATGTActctctggacacccctgatcaaacGTAAATCTTTCAAGACAGAAGTTACAACAATCACCAGTAGGAGGAGCGATTGAGCTGACATCTCGCGGTAACTGCAAGACATCGCGTTGTTTGCCCGACATTTCGTGCAGCCGCAGCAGCGCTAGTTTACAAAGACGGGAGCGAGCAGCCGAGACGTCCGTGCATGAATCAAACCTGAGTGTGTTAGTTGACAGATTCCTCGGTAAGAATTAAGCAGAGACTACCTGCTAAATGCTGCACTCACACCGGGACCTAGAAGCTAACACGGGACCCAAAAATGGCGACTGTGGTCCGCTCCAGCACacgaacacgcacacacaatgcaGCATAGAGCTAGCAGCTAAGTGACTAATGGGGCGTAGCCTGATAAATTAGTTTGATGCACTTATATCAGGTCTACACACATTAGTA from Dunckerocampus dactyliophorus isolate RoL2022-P2 chromosome 8, RoL_Ddac_1.1, whole genome shotgun sequence encodes:
- the LOC129186979 gene encoding DNA damage-regulated autophagy modulator protein 2-like isoform X1, whose translation is MMWWFQQGLSFLPALLVVWTTASFIFAYVTAVLLRHVDPLVPYISDTGTMAPERCVFGIMLDVSAFLGMATVYVRYKQVEALTDNSELRLHRLNRFGLLLGVLSSLGMCVVANFQKTTLFSVHLLGAVLTFGVGALYILVQTLLSHYMQPHVHSRSVFVVRFAIGLWTLSSIISMFVSSVIMYSSLPGVDVAHKLHWTPGETGYTAHIISTVCEWSLAFSFISFFLTYIQDFQKINLRAEADVQSSHLYNWPHQNFAAALHDKSEVSESSPLLLSGAT
- the c8h6orf89 gene encoding bombesin receptor-activated protein C6orf89 homolog isoform X1, encoding MGTTMSEPCIYDKLSESIDILRQSGYRYGMSEREIECFIKRMLETNEPRREPPQFPVLRATIKFVVAVGFLLVVVLAFLYPQSSTQLGLVHLGSYNWSSPLSHVRLLSLPIAKKYNLLGFHEWWSAGSVRQNLVNCSGCADISSVLEVPESLSGTVTLRRGPQLVLLKGGESLSIERLQLEELYLAHSGSMSVLLEDDDSVQNLNAGLPQGPANFTLLWRFRSATREKVLRWLFPKAELCPLLDSAGTILQRCLVTHSTNSQSKSQGVGVLGWLVVGEGLPTVRVVPVQRCQKYCSSFNLWLNPGDIVYADPRYWQMELFPGRGQNIVCDGSAF
- the LOC129186979 gene encoding DNA damage-regulated autophagy modulator protein 2-like isoform X2; protein product: MMWWFQQGLSFLPALLVVWTTASFIFAYVTAVLLRHVDPLVPYISDTGTMAPERCVFGIMLDVSAFLGMATVYVRYKQVEALTDNSELRLHRLNRFGLLLGVLSSLGMCVVANFQKTTLFSVHLLGAVLTFGVGALYILVQTLLSHYMQPHVHSRSVFVVRFAIGLWTLSSIISMFVSSVIMYSSLPGVDVAHKLHWTPGLHSSHHQYRMRVVTGLLLHQFLPHLHTRLSEN
- the c8h6orf89 gene encoding bombesin receptor-activated protein C6orf89 homolog isoform X2, giving the protein MGTTMSEPCIYDKLSESIDILRQSGYRYGMSEREIECFIKRMLETNEPRREPPQFPVLRATIKFVVAVGFLLVVVLAFLYPQSSTQLGLVHLGSYNWSSPLSHVRLLSLPIAKKYNLLGFHEWWSAGSVRQNLVNCSGCADISSVLEVPESLSGTVTLRRGPQLVLLKGGESLSIERLQLEELYLAHSGSMSVLLEDDDSVQNLNAGLPQGPANFTLLWRFRSATREKVLRWLFPKAELCPLLDSAGTILQRCLVTHSTNSQSKGVGVLGWLVVGEGLPTVRVVPVQRCQKYCSSFNLWLNPGDIVYADPRYWQMELFPGRGQNIVCDGSAF
- the nfs1 gene encoding cysteine desulfurase, mitochondrial, with translation MLSSGRTASSRLCWPLPRPPLWLSSEQRAASTLQKELIKKRDLEKDELRPLYMDFQATTPMDPRVLDAMLPYQVNYYGNPHSRTHAYGWESESAMETARKQVADVIGADPREIIFTSGATESNNMAIKGVARFYQAKKRHVITTQTEHKCVLDSCRILEAEGFRVTYMPVQKNGLVDLELLEASLTPDTSLVSMMTVNNEIGVMQPVKEIGQLCRSKGVFFHTDAAQAVGKVPVNVADSKIDLMSISGHKIYGPKGVGALYVRRRPRVRLEPLQNGGGQERGLRSGTVPTPLAVGLGAACSIAQQEMEYDHERVSILSNRLVQKIMSEIPDVILNGDPEQRYPGCVNLSFAYVEGESLLMALKDVALSSGSACTSASLEPSYVLRAIGADEDLAHSSIRFGIGRFTTEEEVDYTADKCIQQVQRLREMSPLWEMVQEGIDLKSIKWTQH